The Edaphobacter sp. 12200R-103 genome contains a region encoding:
- a CDS encoding alpha/beta hydrolase translates to MRIHLFFACFLISSYGIAQKATLPLWPNGAPEPYNGGPKTDITKPTDRLVAGRPLAHLTNISKPTLAFYPAPAEKNTGATIVVFPGGGYRILAYDLEGTEVCTWLNSIGVNCALAQYRVPIQKHFPEDTSDLEDAQQAVRITRSHASEWKLDPHRIGVLGFSAGGHLVVVLGNHPDFKRTNEPADEAAVSARPDFVVGIYPAYLAEPPALTQLSRGIDPSASTPPTFLLQAEDDPVHVENVLVYFQALKQLKVPAELHVYAEGGHGYGLRPSPLPVTRWPALVETWLHTIHILTPDANAK, encoded by the coding sequence GTGCGAATCCACCTCTTTTTTGCGTGCTTCCTGATCTCGTCTTACGGTATCGCCCAGAAGGCCACACTTCCTCTGTGGCCGAATGGCGCGCCGGAGCCCTACAACGGTGGCCCCAAGACCGACATCACCAAGCCGACGGATCGGCTGGTGGCCGGCAGACCCTTGGCGCACCTGACCAACATCAGCAAGCCTACGCTCGCGTTCTATCCTGCGCCTGCAGAGAAGAACACAGGCGCTACTATCGTCGTCTTTCCCGGCGGAGGCTATCGCATTCTCGCCTACGACCTTGAGGGAACCGAGGTCTGCACCTGGCTTAACTCCATCGGGGTCAACTGTGCGCTCGCCCAGTATCGTGTGCCCATCCAAAAGCATTTTCCTGAAGATACCTCCGACCTGGAAGACGCACAGCAGGCCGTGCGCATCACCCGGTCTCATGCCTCCGAGTGGAAGCTCGATCCCCACCGCATCGGTGTGCTCGGCTTCTCTGCAGGCGGCCACCTGGTGGTCGTGTTGGGCAATCATCCCGACTTCAAGCGAACCAACGAGCCGGCCGACGAAGCCGCCGTCAGCGCGCGCCCCGACTTTGTTGTAGGTATCTATCCTGCCTATCTGGCCGAACCTCCCGCGCTGACTCAACTCAGCCGCGGCATTGATCCAAGTGCTTCGACGCCTCCCACGTTTCTCCTGCAGGCAGAGGACGATCCCGTCCACGTGGAGAATGTTCTGGTCTACTTTCAGGCGCTTAAGCAGCTGAAGGTACCAGCGGAGCTTCATGTCTATGCCGAGGGCGGGCATGGCTATGGACTTCGTCCCTCGCCTCTGCCAGTCACACGCTGGCCGGCACTTGTGGAAACCTGGCTGCACACCATTCACATACTTACGCCCGATGCAAATGCAAAGTAG